A genome region from Bufo gargarizans isolate SCDJY-AF-19 chromosome 2, ASM1485885v1, whole genome shotgun sequence includes the following:
- the ETFRF1 gene encoding electron transfer flavoprotein regulatory factor 1 has protein sequence MANPLRGEVVKLYKNLLFLGREYPKGEVFFKERLKKAFMKNKDVSDPEKIRELIARGEFVIKEVEALYYLRKYRAMKQRYYEDSPGS, from the exons ATGGCCAATCCATTGCGAGGAGAGGTCGTGAAGCTGTACAAGAAT CTTCTCTTCTTGGGACGGGAATACCCAAAAGGCGAAGTTTTCTTCAAGGAACGGTTGAAGAAAGCCTTCATGAAGAATAAAGACGTCAGCGACCCTGAGAAGATCCGGGAGCTCATCGCTCGGGGGgaatttgttattaaagaggtggAAGCGTTATATTATCTGCGCAAGTACCGGGCAATGAAGCAGCGATATTACGAGGACAGCCCAGGGTCCTAG